A DNA window from Pseudomonas wuhanensis contains the following coding sequences:
- a CDS encoding DUF3094 domain-containing protein produces MTSRLNPDDQKHVEEYLRLSQHQVERRPFRPWMLLVVVLAVTIGLGLLSRFISYLTL; encoded by the coding sequence ATGACCAGCCGCCTGAACCCGGACGACCAGAAGCATGTCGAAGAGTACCTGCGCCTGTCCCAGCACCAAGTCGAGCGCCGGCCTTTCCGGCCGTGGATGCTCCTGGTGGTGGTGTTGGCAGTGACCATTGGTTTAGGCCTGTTGAGCCGTTTTATCAGTTACCTGACGCTATGA
- the rluD gene encoding 23S rRNA pseudouridine(1911/1915/1917) synthase RluD — MSDKIELRAEVPSELGGQRLDQVAAQLFAEHSRSRLSAWIKDGRLTVDGAVIRPRDIVHGGAILELTAEQEAQGEWIAQDIELDIVYEDDDILVINKPAGLVVHPAAGHADGTLLNALLHHVPDIINVPRAGIVHRLDKDTTGLMVVAKTIQAQTQLVTQLQSRSVSRIYECIVIGVVTAGGKINAPIGRHGQQRQRMAVMEGGKQAVSHYRVLERFRSHTHVRVKLETGRTHQIRVHMAHINYPLVGDPAYGGRFRIPPAASVTMVESLKNFPRQALHARFLELDHPTTGKRMSWESPLPDDFVWLLTLLKQDREAFIG, encoded by the coding sequence ATGTCCGATAAAATTGAACTTCGCGCAGAGGTGCCGTCCGAATTGGGCGGCCAACGCCTCGATCAAGTCGCCGCACAACTATTCGCTGAGCACTCGCGCTCGCGCCTTTCCGCCTGGATCAAAGACGGCCGCCTGACTGTGGATGGGGCGGTTATCCGCCCGCGAGACATCGTTCACGGTGGCGCCATTCTTGAACTGACTGCCGAGCAGGAAGCTCAGGGCGAATGGATCGCTCAAGACATCGAGCTGGACATCGTCTATGAAGATGACGACATCCTGGTGATCAACAAGCCTGCGGGCCTGGTGGTGCATCCGGCTGCCGGTCATGCTGACGGCACCTTGCTCAACGCCTTGCTGCACCACGTGCCGGACATCATCAATGTGCCCCGCGCCGGTATCGTACATCGCCTGGACAAGGACACCACCGGTCTGATGGTGGTGGCCAAGACCATTCAGGCGCAGACACAGCTTGTCACGCAATTGCAGAGCCGCAGCGTCAGCCGGATCTATGAGTGCATCGTGATCGGTGTGGTGACGGCCGGCGGCAAGATCAACGCGCCGATCGGTCGCCATGGCCAGCAACGCCAGCGCATGGCCGTGATGGAAGGTGGCAAGCAAGCCGTCAGCCATTACCGCGTGCTCGAGCGTTTCCGTTCCCACACTCACGTCCGGGTGAAGCTGGAAACCGGTCGTACGCACCAGATTCGCGTGCACATGGCGCACATCAACTACCCGTTGGTCGGAGATCCTGCCTATGGCGGCCGTTTCCGTATTCCGCCGGCCGCCAGTGTGACCATGGTCGAATCCCTGAAGAATTTCCCGCGTCAGGCGCTGCATGCGCGGTTCCTGGAGCTGGATCACCCGACCACCGGTAAACGCATGAGCTGGGAATCGCCACTGCCCGACGATTTCGTCTGGTTGCTGACACTGCTCAAGCAAGACCGTGAGGCGTTCATCGGATGA
- a CDS encoding outer membrane protein assembly factor BamD, whose product MQVKHLLLIAILALTAACSSKEVVDENLSEVELYQQAQHDLDNNSYTAATAKLKALESRYPFGRYADQAQLELIYANYKNSEPEAAKSAAERFIRLHPQHPNVDYAYYLKGLTSFDQDVGLLARFLPLDMTKRDPGAARDSYNEFAQLTSRFPNSRYSPDAKQRMIYLRNLLASYEIHVADYYLTRQAYVAAANRGRYVVENFQETPSVGDGLAVMTEAYQRLHLDELAATSLETLKLNYPNHPSLVDGQFVPSKDEADNRSWLSKATLGLIESRPPLPPGETRANQDVQRQFQDAKDSIPNELKPKDENGDVIEEEEHESEANTTDRSWFSYMTFGVFD is encoded by the coding sequence ATGCAAGTGAAACACCTGCTGCTGATCGCCATCCTCGCATTGACCGCTGCTTGCTCATCGAAGGAAGTCGTAGACGAAAACCTGAGCGAAGTCGAGCTGTACCAGCAGGCTCAGCACGATCTGGACAACAATAGCTACACCGCCGCCACAGCCAAGCTGAAGGCGCTGGAGTCGCGTTATCCGTTCGGTCGCTACGCCGATCAGGCTCAACTCGAGCTCATCTACGCCAACTACAAGAACTCCGAGCCTGAGGCTGCGAAGTCCGCCGCCGAGCGATTCATTCGTCTGCACCCGCAGCACCCGAACGTGGATTACGCCTACTACCTCAAGGGTCTGACCTCCTTCGACCAGGACGTCGGCCTGCTGGCGCGCTTCCTGCCGCTGGACATGACCAAGCGTGACCCAGGCGCTGCTCGCGACTCCTACAACGAGTTCGCGCAGCTGACCAGCCGCTTCCCGAACAGCCGCTACTCGCCGGACGCCAAGCAGCGCATGATCTACCTGCGCAACCTGCTGGCTTCCTACGAGATTCACGTTGCTGACTACTACCTGACCCGTCAGGCCTATGTCGCCGCCGCGAACCGTGGTCGTTACGTGGTGGAAAACTTCCAGGAAACCCCATCGGTCGGTGACGGCCTGGCGGTGATGACTGAAGCCTACCAGCGCCTGCACCTGGACGAACTGGCCGCAACCAGCCTCGAAACCCTGAAGCTCAACTACCCGAACCACCCAAGCCTGGTAGACGGTCAGTTCGTGCCCTCGAAGGACGAAGCCGACAACCGTTCGTGGCTGAGCAAGGCCACCCTGGGCCTGATCGAATCCCGTCCGCCGTTGCCGCCAGGTGAAACCCGCGCCAACCAGGACGTGCAGAGGCAGTTCCAGGATGCCAAGGACTCGATTCCGAACGAGCTCAAGCCTAAAGATGAAAACGGCGATGTGATCGAAGAAGAGGAACACGAGTCCGAAGCCAATACCACCGACCGCTCGTGGTTCAGCTACATGACCTTCGGCGTGTTCGACTGA
- the pgeF gene encoding peptidoglycan editing factor PgeF: MSDWLIPDWPAPAGVKACVTTRAGGVSLAPFDSLNLGDHVDDSPEAVAENRRRLTDRFSIQPAWLKQVHGIVVAQADPSLVATADASWTATPGIACTAMTADCLPALFCDRAGTRVAAAHAGWRGLAAGVLEATLDSLAVPPEDVLVWLGPAIGPQAFEVGPEVRETFVEQLPEAAKAFVPSQNAGKFMADIYELARLRLAARGVTAVYGGGFCTVTDPRFFSYRRSPRTGRFASLIWLKR; this comes from the coding sequence ATGAGTGACTGGCTGATTCCCGACTGGCCTGCGCCTGCCGGGGTGAAAGCCTGCGTTACCACCCGTGCGGGCGGCGTCAGTCTGGCGCCGTTCGACAGCCTCAACCTGGGCGATCATGTCGACGATAGCCCCGAAGCCGTCGCCGAGAATCGCCGTCGCCTCACCGATCGTTTCTCTATTCAACCCGCCTGGTTAAAGCAGGTTCACGGCATTGTCGTGGCCCAAGCGGATCCAAGCCTGGTCGCCACCGCTGACGCCAGCTGGACGGCTACACCCGGTATCGCTTGCACCGCGATGACCGCCGACTGCCTTCCGGCGCTGTTTTGCGACCGTGCCGGCACCCGCGTCGCTGCCGCCCATGCCGGTTGGCGCGGGTTGGCGGCGGGTGTGCTGGAAGCGACCCTCGACAGTCTGGCCGTGCCGCCTGAAGACGTGCTGGTCTGGCTTGGCCCGGCCATTGGCCCACAAGCCTTTGAAGTTGGCCCGGAAGTGCGCGAAACCTTCGTCGAGCAATTGCCTGAAGCCGCCAAAGCCTTTGTGCCGAGCCAAAACGCCGGCAAGTTCATGGCTGACATCTATGAGTTGGCGCGTTTGCGTCTGGCCGCTCGCGGGGTTACCGCTGTTTATGGTGGCGGTTTCTGCACCGTGACCGATCCACGCTTCTTTTCTTACCGCCGCAGTCCTCGCACCGGCCGGTTTGCCTCTCTGATCTGGCTCAAGCGCTAG
- a CDS encoding sensor histidine kinase, with the protein MIAETSSPGNKQAQRLLRLYHLYRLSIGITLVLLISSNMDNQLLTFANDDLLRNGSWLYLVLNILLVVFQGNTRRPTQLFSLALVDVLLLCGLFYAAGGMPSAIGNLLIVSVVISNTLLPGRIGLLIAAVGALGIVGLSFLLSFSHPTSPNDYLQVGTLGALCFAAALLVQGLIRRLEVSETLAEQRASEVLGLEALNALILQRMRTGILVLDDQRCVQLANHSALTLLGQEKLDGELIDDYSMALVERLQLWFNNPTLRPQSLKIASNGLELQPSFIALDQSPHHQTLVFLEDLAQIAQQAQQLKLAALGRLTAGIAHEIRNPLGAISHAAQLLQESEELNSADRRLTQIIQDHSQRMNRVIENVLQLSRRQQTVPQRLDLRPWLEHFVAETREGATERHQIHLRIGSGDFKTLMDPNQLTQILDNLLRNAWRHSALNHDRAQAWLELFIDSDSQLPTLEVLDDGPGVAPDQRSHLFEPFFTTSSQGTGLGLYLSRELCESNQARLDFKPRQGGGCFRITFAHGRKQS; encoded by the coding sequence GTGATCGCTGAGACCTCCAGTCCCGGCAACAAACAGGCCCAGCGGCTGCTGCGCCTCTATCACCTCTACCGTTTAAGCATCGGCATCACCTTGGTGCTGTTGATCTCCAGCAACATGGACAACCAGTTGCTGACGTTCGCCAATGACGACTTGCTGCGTAACGGCAGCTGGTTGTACCTGGTGCTGAATATCCTGCTGGTGGTCTTTCAGGGGAACACCCGGCGCCCGACGCAGTTGTTCAGCCTGGCGCTGGTCGATGTCCTGCTGCTATGCGGCCTGTTCTATGCCGCTGGCGGCATGCCTAGCGCCATCGGCAACCTGTTGATCGTGTCGGTGGTCATCAGCAATACCCTGCTGCCCGGGCGTATCGGCCTGCTGATTGCGGCAGTTGGCGCCCTCGGCATCGTGGGGTTGAGCTTCCTTCTGAGCTTCAGCCACCCCACCAGTCCCAACGATTACCTGCAAGTCGGCACTCTCGGCGCCCTGTGTTTTGCCGCAGCATTGTTGGTGCAAGGCTTGATCCGAAGGCTGGAAGTCAGCGAAACCCTCGCCGAGCAGCGGGCTAGCGAAGTGCTCGGCCTCGAAGCCCTCAACGCACTGATCCTGCAACGCATGCGCACAGGCATTCTGGTGCTCGACGACCAACGGTGTGTGCAACTGGCCAATCACAGCGCCTTGACCTTGCTGGGGCAGGAAAAACTCGATGGCGAGTTGATCGACGACTATTCGATGGCGTTGGTCGAGCGGCTCCAACTGTGGTTCAACAATCCGACTTTGCGCCCGCAAAGCTTGAAAATCGCCAGTAATGGGCTGGAGCTGCAACCAAGCTTTATTGCCCTGGACCAAAGCCCGCACCACCAGACGCTGGTTTTTCTCGAAGACCTCGCCCAAATCGCCCAACAGGCCCAGCAACTGAAACTCGCCGCCCTCGGTCGCCTGACTGCGGGTATTGCCCATGAGATCCGCAATCCACTGGGTGCCATTAGTCATGCCGCCCAGTTACTACAGGAATCCGAGGAACTGAACAGCGCGGATCGGCGTCTGACACAGATTATTCAAGACCACTCTCAGCGAATGAATCGGGTAATCGAAAACGTCCTGCAACTGTCCCGTCGCCAGCAAACCGTGCCGCAACGGCTGGATCTGCGGCCGTGGTTGGAGCATTTCGTCGCTGAAACCCGCGAAGGAGCGACCGAACGTCATCAAATTCACCTGCGCATCGGTTCCGGAGACTTCAAAACCCTGATGGATCCGAATCAGCTGACCCAGATTCTCGACAATCTGCTGCGCAACGCCTGGCGCCATAGCGCCCTGAACCATGATCGGGCACAGGCCTGGCTCGAGTTGTTCATTGACTCGGACAGCCAGTTGCCGACCCTTGAAGTTCTGGATGATGGCCCCGGCGTGGCACCGGACCAGCGCTCGCATTTGTTCGAACCGTTCTTCACCACCAGCAGCCAGGGCACTGGCCTGGGGCTTTATCTGTCCCGTGAGCTGTGCGAAAGCAATCAGGCCCGCCTAGACTTCAAACCACGCCAAGGCGGCGGCTGCTTTCGCATCACCTTTGCTCACGGACGGAAACAAAGTTGA
- a CDS encoding sigma-54-dependent transcriptional regulator: MSPRQKILIVDDEPDIRELLEITLGRMKLDTFSARNLAEAQALLARETFDLCLTDMRLPDGTGLALVQHIQQRYAQVPVAMITAYGSLETAINALKAGAFDFLTKPVDLTRLRELVTCALSLPAPGGASSAIDRRLLGDSLPMRSLRKQIDKLARSQAPVYISGESGSGKELVARLIHDQGPRATRPFVPVNCGAIPSELMESEFFGHRKGSFSGAIEDKPGLFQAAQGGTLFLDEVADLPLAMQVKLLRAIQEKAVRSIGGQQETVVDVRILCATHKDLDTEVTAERFRQDLYYRLNVIELRVPPLRERRDDIELLANNMLKRLATGTGQPAAKLHPQALDALKSYRFPGNVRELENMLERAHTLCENKQIEASDLRLVEGNCNSDSDVPDLTQIDNLEAYLENVERKLILQALEETRWNRTAAAQRLNLSFRSMRYRLKKLGLD; encoded by the coding sequence ATGAGCCCACGGCAAAAAATCCTGATCGTCGATGATGAGCCGGATATCCGCGAACTCCTGGAAATCACCCTGGGACGGATGAAACTCGACACCTTCAGCGCCCGCAACCTCGCAGAAGCGCAAGCACTGCTGGCACGGGAGACGTTCGACCTGTGCCTGACCGACATGCGCCTGCCCGACGGCACCGGTCTGGCGCTGGTGCAGCACATCCAGCAGCGCTATGCGCAAGTGCCAGTGGCGATGATCACCGCCTACGGCAGCCTGGAGACGGCAATCAACGCCCTCAAGGCTGGCGCCTTCGACTTTCTGACCAAACCGGTCGACCTCACCCGCCTGCGCGAACTGGTCACCTGCGCGCTGAGTTTGCCTGCGCCAGGCGGCGCCAGCAGTGCCATCGACCGTCGTCTACTGGGCGACTCACTGCCAATGCGCAGCCTGCGCAAGCAAATCGACAAACTGGCCCGCAGCCAGGCTCCGGTGTACATCAGCGGCGAGTCCGGCAGCGGCAAGGAGCTGGTCGCTCGACTGATCCACGATCAAGGCCCACGCGCCACCCGACCATTCGTGCCGGTGAACTGTGGGGCGATTCCGTCGGAATTGATGGAAAGCGAATTTTTCGGCCATCGCAAAGGCAGTTTCAGCGGCGCCATCGAAGACAAACCCGGGCTGTTCCAGGCGGCCCAGGGCGGCACTTTGTTCCTCGACGAAGTGGCTGACCTGCCGCTGGCGATGCAGGTCAAGCTGTTGCGGGCGATTCAGGAGAAAGCCGTTCGCAGCATCGGTGGGCAGCAGGAAACCGTGGTCGATGTGCGTATCCTCTGCGCCACCCACAAAGACCTCGATACCGAAGTCACCGCCGAACGCTTTCGCCAGGACTTGTACTACCGTCTGAACGTGATCGAGCTGCGGGTGCCGCCCTTGCGCGAACGCCGCGACGACATTGAGCTTCTGGCCAACAATATGCTCAAGCGACTGGCGACTGGCACTGGCCAACCCGCTGCAAAACTCCATCCGCAAGCCCTCGACGCACTGAAAAGCTATCGTTTTCCAGGAAACGTGCGGGAATTGGAGAACATGCTTGAGCGGGCGCACACCTTGTGCGAGAACAAACAAATCGAAGCCAGCGACCTACGATTGGTGGAAGGTAACTGCAATTCGGACAGCGACGTGCCGGACCTGACGCAGATCGACAACCTGGAAGCCTATCTGGAAAACGTCGAACGCAAACTCATCCTCCAGGCCCTGGAAGAAACCCGCTGGAACCGCACGGCGGCGGCTCAGCGGTTGAATCTGTCGTTTCGGTCGATGCGTTACAGGCTGAAGAAATTGGGGCTGGATTGA
- a CDS encoding HvfA family oxazolone/thioamide-modified RiPP metallophore has protein sequence MPRTLSKNTVGLLGAVLAAGMMLSGSVFASQPLTQGYLLASAEQAVKTPEGKCGEGKCGDASMAKTDTDDDGKVSRAEFLKVAPKADFDKIDTNHDGQIDEQEAFDNVKTNYEANGKKMPKGLFEHLKDNS, from the coding sequence ATGCCCCGTACTCTCAGCAAAAACACCGTCGGCCTGCTCGGTGCTGTCCTGGCCGCAGGCATGATGTTGTCCGGTTCCGTATTCGCTTCGCAGCCGCTGACCCAGGGCTACCTGCTGGCCTCGGCGGAACAGGCCGTGAAGACGCCGGAAGGTAAATGTGGCGAAGGCAAGTGCGGCGATGCTTCGATGGCGAAAACCGATACCGATGATGACGGCAAGGTATCCCGCGCGGAATTTTTGAAAGTGGCGCCCAAAGCTGACTTCGACAAGATCGACACCAACCATGATGGCCAAATCGACGAACAAGAGGCTTTTGATAACGTGAAAACCAACTACGAAGCCAATGGCAAAAAAATGCCGAAGGGCTTGTTCGAGCACCTGAAAGACAATAGTTAA
- a CDS encoding NAD(P)/FAD-dependent oxidoreductase, with amino-acid sequence MTHRIVIVGGGAGGLELATRLGKTLGKRGTASVMLVDANLTHIWKPLLHEVAAGSLNSSEDELNYVAQAKWNHFEFQLGRMSGLDRAQKKIQLAATYDEAGLELVPAREVAYDSLVIAVGSTTNDFGTQGAAQHCLFLDTRKQAERFHQQLLNHYLRAHAGQTDAVQQISVAIVGAGATGVELAAELHNAAHELAAYGLDRIKPENMHITLIEAGPRVLPALPERIGGPVHKTLEKLGVNVMTNAAVSEVTADSLITADGKVINASLKVWAAGIRAPGFLKDIDGLETNRINQLQVLPTLQTTRDENIFAFGDCAACPQPGTDRNVPPRAQAAHQQASLLAKSLKLRIEDKALPEYKYTDYGSLISLSRFSAVGNLMGNLTGSVMLEGWLARMFYVSLYRMHQMALYGAFRTAMLMLGSKIGRGTEPRLKLH; translated from the coding sequence ATGACTCATCGTATTGTCATCGTTGGCGGCGGCGCCGGCGGTCTGGAGTTGGCTACCCGTCTGGGTAAGACTCTGGGCAAGCGCGGCACGGCCAGTGTGATGCTGGTCGACGCGAACCTGACCCACATCTGGAAACCGTTGTTGCACGAAGTGGCGGCAGGTTCCCTGAACTCTTCCGAAGACGAACTCAACTATGTTGCCCAGGCAAAATGGAACCACTTCGAGTTCCAGCTGGGGCGCATGAGCGGGCTCGATCGCGCACAGAAGAAGATCCAGCTGGCCGCCACCTACGACGAGGCCGGTCTGGAACTGGTGCCGGCGCGCGAAGTAGCTTACGACTCGCTGGTGATTGCCGTCGGCAGCACCACCAACGATTTCGGCACGCAAGGCGCGGCGCAGCACTGCTTGTTCCTCGATACCCGCAAACAGGCCGAGCGCTTCCATCAGCAATTGCTCAATCACTATCTGCGCGCCCACGCCGGGCAAACTGACGCAGTTCAGCAGATCAGCGTGGCCATCGTCGGCGCCGGGGCCACCGGGGTCGAACTGGCAGCGGAACTGCACAACGCCGCCCATGAACTCGCGGCCTACGGCCTGGACCGGATCAAACCGGAAAACATGCACATCACCCTGATCGAAGCCGGGCCACGGGTGCTGCCTGCCCTGCCGGAACGAATCGGCGGGCCTGTGCATAAAACCCTGGAGAAACTCGGGGTCAACGTGATGACCAATGCGGCGGTCAGCGAAGTGACGGCTGACAGCTTGATTACCGCCGACGGCAAAGTGATCAATGCGAGCCTGAAAGTCTGGGCCGCCGGGATTCGTGCCCCGGGCTTCCTCAAGGACATCGATGGCCTGGAAACCAACCGTATCAATCAACTGCAAGTGCTGCCGACCCTGCAAACCACCCGCGACGAGAACATCTTCGCCTTCGGTGACTGCGCAGCCTGCCCGCAACCGGGCACCGACCGCAATGTGCCGCCGCGCGCCCAGGCTGCGCATCAGCAGGCTTCGTTGCTGGCCAAATCGCTGAAACTGCGGATCGAAGACAAAGCCCTGCCGGAGTACAAATACACCGATTATGGCTCGCTGATTTCGCTGTCGCGTTTTTCGGCCGTGGGTAACTTGATGGGCAACCTCACCGGTAGCGTGATGCTCGAGGGCTGGCTGGCACGGATGTTTTACGTGTCGCTGTATCGCATGCACCAGATGGCGCTGTATGGCGCGTTCCGCACGGCGATGTTGATGCTGGGCAGCAAGATTGGGCGCGGGACTGAGCCGCGGCTGAAGCTGCACTAA
- a CDS encoding PP0621 family protein encodes MLRLLFWIALIAAAVWLWRKFKAPASGANSPREQDAPPMVRCAHCGVHLPRDRALKLEQQWYCSQAHLEQGPGSSDR; translated from the coding sequence ATGCTTCGTTTATTGTTCTGGATCGCCCTGATTGCCGCTGCGGTATGGCTCTGGCGCAAGTTCAAGGCCCCGGCTTCGGGCGCCAACTCGCCGCGAGAGCAAGATGCTCCACCCATGGTCCGTTGCGCTCATTGCGGCGTACATCTGCCCCGCGACCGTGCGCTGAAACTCGAACAACAGTGGTATTGCAGCCAGGCTCATCTTGAGCAAGGCCCGGGCTCCAGTGATCGCTGA
- the clpB gene encoding ATP-dependent chaperone ClpB: MRIDRLTSKLQLALSDAQSLAVGLDHPAIEPAHLMQAMLEQQGGSIKPLLMQVGFDVNSLRKELTKALDQLPKIQNPTGDVNMSQDLARLLNQADRLAQQKGDQFISSELVLLAAMDENSKLGKLLLGQGVSKKALENAINNLRGGEAVNDANHEESRQALDKYTIDLTKRAEEGKLDPVIGRDDEIRRTIQVLQRRTKNNPVLIGEPGVGKTAIAEGLAQRIINGEVPDGLRGKRLLSLDMGALIAGAKYRGEFEERLKSLLNELSKQEGQIILFIDELHTMVGAGKGEGSMDAGNMLKPALARGELHCVGATTLNEYRQYIEKDAALERRFQKVLVDEPSEEDTIAILRGLKERYEVHHKVAITDGAIIAAAKLSHRYITDRQLPDKAIDLIDEAASRIRMEIDSKPEVLDRLERRLIQLKVESQALKKESDDAAKKRLEKLQEEIVRHEREYSDLEEIWNSEKAEVQGSAQIQQKIEQSRQELEAARRKGDLNRMAELQYGVIPDLERSLQMVDQHGKSENQLLRSKVTEEEIAEVVSKWTGIPVAKMLEGEREKLMKMESLLHQRVIGQDEAVIAVSNAVRRSRAGLSDPNRPSGSFMFLGPTGVGKTELCKALAEFLFDTEEAMVRIDMSEFMEKHSVARLIGAPPGYVGYEEGGYLTEAVRRKPYSVILLDEVEKAHPDVFNILLQVLEDGRLTDSHGRTVDFKNTVIVMTSNLGSVQIQELVGDREAQRAAVMDAISTHFRPEFINRVDEVVIFEPLARDQIAGITEIQLGRLRSRLTERELKLELSPEAMDKLIAVGYDPVYGARPLKRAIQRWIENPLAQLILSGRFMPGETAKGVVENDEIVFV, from the coding sequence ATGCGTATAGACCGTTTAACCAGCAAGTTGCAGTTAGCCTTGTCCGACGCCCAATCTCTGGCCGTCGGCCTCGATCATCCGGCCATTGAGCCGGCGCATTTGATGCAGGCCATGCTTGAACAGCAGGGTGGTTCGATCAAACCCCTGCTGATGCAGGTGGGTTTTGACGTCAACAGCTTGCGTAAAGAGCTGACCAAAGCCCTCGATCAGCTGCCGAAAATCCAGAACCCCACCGGCGACGTGAACATGTCGCAGGATCTGGCGCGCCTGCTCAATCAGGCTGACCGCCTGGCCCAGCAGAAGGGTGATCAATTCATCTCCAGCGAACTGGTGTTGCTCGCCGCCATGGATGAGAACAGCAAGCTCGGCAAATTGTTGCTGGGCCAGGGCGTTAGCAAGAAAGCCCTGGAAAACGCGATCAACAACCTGCGCGGTGGAGAGGCAGTCAATGATGCCAACCACGAAGAGTCACGCCAGGCGCTCGACAAGTACACCATTGACCTGACCAAGCGCGCCGAAGAAGGCAAGCTCGATCCAGTGATCGGCCGTGACGACGAAATTCGCCGCACCATTCAGGTCCTGCAACGCCGCACCAAGAACAACCCGGTACTGATCGGTGAGCCTGGCGTGGGTAAAACCGCCATCGCCGAAGGCCTGGCCCAGCGCATCATCAACGGCGAAGTGCCGGATGGCCTGAGAGGCAAGCGTCTGTTGTCCCTCGACATGGGCGCTTTGATTGCCGGTGCCAAATACCGCGGCGAGTTCGAAGAGCGCCTCAAATCCCTGCTCAACGAACTGTCGAAGCAGGAAGGGCAGATCATTCTGTTCATCGACGAACTGCACACCATGGTCGGCGCCGGTAAAGGCGAAGGCTCGATGGACGCCGGCAACATGCTCAAGCCTGCCTTGGCTCGTGGTGAACTGCACTGCGTCGGCGCGACCACGCTCAACGAGTACCGCCAATATATAGAGAAGGACGCGGCTCTCGAGCGGCGCTTCCAGAAAGTCTTGGTGGATGAACCGAGCGAAGAAGACACCATCGCCATCCTGCGTGGCCTGAAAGAGCGTTACGAGGTTCACCACAAGGTGGCGATCACCGACGGCGCGATCATCGCCGCGGCCAAGCTCAGTCATCGCTACATCACCGACCGTCAGCTGCCGGACAAAGCCATCGACCTGATCGACGAAGCCGCCAGCCGCATCCGCATGGAGATCGACTCCAAGCCGGAAGTGCTGGACCGTCTGGAGCGTCGCCTGATTCAGCTGAAGGTGGAATCCCAGGCGCTGAAGAAAGAAAGCGACGACGCGGCGAAGAAACGTCTGGAGAAATTGCAGGAAGAAATCGTTCGTCACGAGCGTGAATATTCGGACCTCGAAGAAATCTGGAACTCGGAAAAAGCCGAAGTCCAGGGTTCGGCACAGATCCAGCAAAAGATCGAACAGTCCCGTCAGGAGCTGGAAGCCGCACGCCGTAAGGGCGACTTGAATCGCATGGCCGAGTTGCAATACGGGGTGATCCCGGACCTGGAGCGCAGCCTGCAAATGGTCGATCAGCATGGCAAAAGCGAAAACCAGCTACTGCGCAGCAAGGTAACTGAAGAAGAGATCGCCGAAGTCGTGTCGAAGTGGACCGGCATCCCCGTGGCGAAAATGCTCGAGGGCGAGCGCGAAAAACTGATGAAGATGGAAAGCCTGCTGCACCAGCGTGTGATCGGCCAGGACGAAGCAGTGATCGCGGTCTCCAACGCAGTGCGGCGTTCCCGTGCCGGGTTGTCCGATCCGAATCGCCCGAGCGGTTCGTTCATGTTCCTCGGCCCGACTGGTGTCGGTAAAACCGAGTTGTGCAAGGCGCTGGCCGAGTTCCTGTTCGATACCGAAGAGGCGATGGTGCGGATCGACATGTCCGAGTTCATGGAGAAACATTCCGTGGCTCGACTGATCGGCGCGCCACCGGGCTACGTGGGCTATGAAGAGGGCGGTTACCTGACCGAGGCGGTGCGTCGCAAGCCTTATTCGGTGATCCTCCTGGACGAGGTCGAGAAGGCCCACCCGGATGTGTTCAACATTTTGCTGCAAGTGCTCGAAGATGGCCGTTTGACCGACAGCCATGGCCGCACGGTGGATTTCAAAAATACCGTGATCGTCATGACCTCCAACCTCGGTTCGGTGCAGATTCAGGAGCTGGTAGGGGATCGCGAAGCGCAGCGCGCGGCGGTGATGGATGCGATTTCCACGCACTTCCGGCCGGAGTTCATCAACCGGGTCGACGAAGTGGTGATTTTCGAGCCGCTGGCTCGGGATCAGATCGCCGGCATTACCGAGATCCAGTTGGGTCGCCTGCGTAGTCGCCTGACCGAGCGTGAGCTGAAGCTTGAGCTGAGTCCGGAAGCGATGGATAAGCTGATCGCCGTCGGTTACGACCCGGTCTATGGCGCACGGCCGCTCAAACGGGCGATCCAGCGCTGGATCGAGAACCCGTTGGCACAGCTGATTCTGTCGGGTCGATTCATGCCCGGGGAGACCGCCAAAGGTGTGGTGGAGAACGACGAAATCGTCTTTGTCTGA